A stretch of the Oxyura jamaicensis isolate SHBP4307 breed ruddy duck chromosome 4, BPBGC_Ojam_1.0, whole genome shotgun sequence genome encodes the following:
- the S100P gene encoding protein S100-P — protein sequence MSQLETAMGMTIAVVDKYAKTEGNTQTLTKAELKTLLEKELPNFLQTGKDKDFIDKVFRDLDENGDFQVDFKEFVIFVAALTCCCHKYFEQKAAK from the exons ATGTCCCAGCTGGAAACTGCGATGGGAATGACCATTGCTGTCGTTGACAAGTATGCAAAGACAGAAGGCAACACGCAAACCCTCACCAAAGCAGAACTGAAGACCCTCCTGGAAAAAGAGCTCCCAAATT ttttgcagACAGGGAAGGACAAGGACTTTATTGATAAAGTCTTCAGGGATCTGGATGAAAATGGTGATTTCCAAGTGGACTTCAAAGAATTTGTCATCTTTGTGGCAGCTCTGACTTGCTGCtgtcataaatattttgagCAGAAAGCAGCCAAATAG